In Streptomyces sp. NBC_00433, a single genomic region encodes these proteins:
- a CDS encoding bifunctional glycosyltransferase family 2 protein/CDP-glycerol:glycerophosphate glycerophosphotransferase, which produces MPRFSVVVPAHRAQGFLRPCLESVLDQSGGDRSGGDRSGGDVEVIAVDDASPDACGAIIADLAAADPRVVPVRLDRAGGTGKARDAGAARATGDYLLFLDADDLMAPGTLAALADRLTRTGDPDVLLYDHERFTVWENVQESGDGDFLAAAGTRVFTAADLPDCLACYPAAWNRAVRRDYWTSHDFTFGDAPYADIAVAARVLTAAPRIACLDRVCVRWRKRRSGSLTTTRGAHHLAVLDRYGELFADPDLPGEAGRAALYGQMAAMLMAVGEDRLTPEATPDFVRRAGRLLTDHRPAGWTAPEPKEARWVRAAGTGSYGRYRAALGARAVAMSLAKKARARRNGLARTLFQRYYRMRLRRPVDPGLVLYAAYWNRGVSCNPAAIYRKAAEIAPHLRGVWVVNKRDRDALPPGVDHVIVNSRRYWDVLARAGHLVNNANFTGNVVKRPEQTYVQTHHGTPLKHMGMDLRARPAVGKGMSFGRLLDHADQWDYSLVSNQHSAEVFDRVYPSGYRTLPTGYPRNDVFYAAGPDDVRRARQALGIAPGATAILYAPTHRDYQREFVLPLDLERLARELGPGYTLLVRAHYFYGQSPQLEELHANGSIVDVSAHPCVEELCLASDALVTDFSSLMFDYANLDRPIVIHAADWAAYRAARGVYFDLLSGRPGETPGAVAADEASLAEVFRGGAFASGPADALRAAFRERFCSYDDGLAAERVVRRVFLNEDALVPYRPLPDRRPAPSPASLAHPAPAPAVPTP; this is translated from the coding sequence ATGCCCCGTTTCAGCGTCGTCGTTCCCGCCCACCGCGCGCAGGGCTTCCTGCGCCCCTGCCTGGAGTCCGTCCTCGACCAGTCCGGCGGCGACCGGTCCGGCGGCGACCGGTCCGGCGGCGACGTCGAGGTGATCGCGGTGGACGACGCCTCACCCGACGCCTGCGGCGCGATCATCGCCGACCTCGCCGCCGCCGACCCGCGCGTCGTACCGGTGCGCCTGGACCGCGCCGGCGGCACCGGGAAGGCCAGGGACGCCGGTGCCGCCCGCGCCACCGGCGACTACCTGCTCTTCCTCGACGCCGACGACCTCATGGCACCCGGCACCCTCGCCGCACTCGCCGACCGGCTCACCCGCACCGGCGACCCCGACGTGCTGCTGTACGACCACGAGCGCTTCACCGTGTGGGAGAACGTCCAGGAGAGCGGCGACGGCGACTTCCTGGCCGCCGCGGGCACCCGCGTCTTCACCGCCGCCGACCTCCCCGACTGCCTGGCCTGCTACCCCGCCGCCTGGAACCGCGCGGTCCGCAGGGACTACTGGACCTCCCACGACTTCACCTTCGGCGACGCCCCCTACGCCGACATCGCCGTCGCCGCCCGGGTGCTCACCGCGGCGCCCCGCATCGCCTGCCTCGACCGGGTGTGCGTGCGCTGGCGCAAGCGCCGCTCCGGCAGCCTCACCACCACCCGCGGCGCCCACCACCTGGCCGTACTCGACCGCTACGGCGAGCTGTTCGCCGACCCCGACCTGCCCGGGGAGGCCGGGCGGGCCGCGCTCTACGGGCAGATGGCCGCGATGCTGATGGCCGTCGGCGAGGACCGGCTCACCCCCGAGGCCACCCCCGACTTCGTCCGCAGGGCGGGCCGGCTGCTCACCGACCACCGCCCGGCCGGCTGGACCGCCCCCGAGCCGAAGGAGGCCCGCTGGGTCAGGGCCGCCGGCACCGGCTCCTACGGCCGCTACCGCGCCGCCCTGGGCGCGCGGGCCGTCGCCATGAGCCTCGCCAAGAAGGCCAGGGCCCGCAGGAACGGCCTGGCCCGCACCCTCTTCCAGCGCTACTACCGGATGCGGCTGCGCCGCCCCGTCGACCCCGGCCTGGTCCTCTACGCGGCCTACTGGAACCGCGGGGTGTCCTGCAACCCGGCCGCGATCTACCGCAAGGCCGCGGAGATCGCCCCGCACCTGCGCGGCGTCTGGGTCGTCAACAAGCGCGACCGGGACGCGCTGCCGCCCGGCGTCGACCACGTCATCGTCAACTCCCGCCGCTACTGGGACGTCCTGGCCAGGGCCGGCCACCTCGTCAACAACGCGAACTTCACCGGAAACGTCGTCAAGCGGCCCGAGCAGACGTATGTGCAGACGCACCACGGCACCCCGCTCAAGCACATGGGCATGGACCTGCGGGCACGGCCCGCCGTCGGCAAGGGCATGAGCTTCGGCCGGCTCCTCGACCACGCCGACCAGTGGGACTACTCCCTGGTCTCCAACCAGCACTCGGCCGAGGTCTTCGACCGCGTCTACCCCAGCGGCTACCGCACCCTGCCCACCGGCTACCCGCGCAACGACGTCTTCTACGCGGCAGGCCCCGACGACGTCCGCCGCGCCCGCCAGGCCCTCGGCATCGCCCCCGGCGCGACCGCGATCCTCTACGCCCCCACCCACCGCGACTACCAGCGGGAGTTCGTCCTCCCGCTGGACCTGGAACGCCTCGCCCGCGAACTGGGCCCCGGCTACACGCTGCTCGTGCGGGCGCACTACTTCTACGGGCAGAGCCCGCAGCTCGAAGAGCTGCACGCGAACGGCTCCATCGTGGACGTCTCCGCGCACCCGTGCGTGGAGGAGCTGTGCCTCGCGTCCGACGCGCTGGTCACCGACTTCTCGTCGCTCATGTTCGACTACGCCAACCTCGACCGGCCCATCGTGATCCACGCGGCCGACTGGGCGGCCTACCGGGCCGCCCGGGGCGTCTACTTCGACCTGCTGTCGGGGCGGCCCGGCGAGACGCCGGGGGCTGTCGCCGCGGACGAGGCGTCCCTGGCGGAGGTCTTCCGCGGCGGTGCGTTCGCGTCCGGCCCGGCCGATGCCCTGCGGGCGGCTTTTCGGGAGCGGTTCTGCTCGTACGACGACGGGCTTGCCGCGGAGCGGGTCGTCCGGCGGGTCTTCCTCAACGAGGACGCGCTCGTGCCGTACCGCCCTCTCCCGGACCGCCGTCCGGCCCCCTCCCCCGCCTCCCTCGCCCACCCCGCCCCGGCCCCCGCGGTCCCCACGCCCTGA
- a CDS encoding bifunctional glycosyltransferase family 2 protein/CDP-glycerol:glycerophosphate glycerophosphotransferase, with protein MPRFSVIVPVYHVQAYLHACLDSVLDQSFGDFELIVVDDCSPDGSGEIADAYAARDRRVSVLHLAENVGLGRARNAGLAQATGDYVLFLDSDDTYAPGALHSIAARIDATGRPDLLIFDYDRTYWNGRAERNQFSALLAQHDPQVFSLDEHPGLLRLIMVAWNKAYRRDFLAKVGVTFPAGYYEDTPWTYPLLMAADTIALLDQVCVHYRQRRKRGILHTTSRRHFEIFKQYDLLFAFLDSRPDLERWRTVLFRRMLDHLTTVFNLPDRLPRSSRPEYFRRCRSQYRRLRPGGFSFALNRRSGVRYLLVALGARRTFQALGTLHRLRLRTVRRAEAAAGRLRKTVLHAYYLAQRRRPLDPDLAVFSAYWDRGYLCNPAAVEGSLRELAPHMRTAWVTTEQYAHTLPPGVARLQPGSAGYWKAMARASYLVSNVNFHHRYAKRPGQINVQTHHGTPLKHMGVDLLQHPAAAHGMDFERLLRHVDRWDYSVSASRHSSLVWERAYPAAFTCLEYGQPRTDVFHRATPEDVLAVRDSLGIPRTATALLYAPTHRDYQSGYLPALDLPRLADELGPGVVLLLRTHYFYPPGTPGAAAHPRVIDVSAHPSAEELCLASDGLITDYSSLMFDYAGLDRPIVLHVSDWDTYRATRGAYFDVTAHPPGPVARTQSELTDILATGSWSGPRSAQLRAAFRARFCPYDDGHAAERVVRRVFLREEGGLPAVTPLPDRRPAAAPQPAPPTRPTARPLP; from the coding sequence GTGCCCCGCTTCAGCGTCATCGTGCCCGTCTACCACGTGCAGGCGTATCTGCACGCCTGCCTGGACTCCGTGCTCGACCAGTCCTTCGGCGACTTCGAGCTGATCGTGGTGGACGACTGCTCACCGGACGGCAGCGGCGAGATCGCCGACGCCTACGCGGCCCGCGACCGCCGGGTCAGCGTCCTGCACCTGGCCGAGAACGTCGGCCTGGGCCGGGCCCGCAACGCCGGCCTCGCCCAGGCCACCGGCGACTACGTGCTCTTCCTCGACAGCGACGACACCTACGCCCCCGGCGCGCTGCACTCCATCGCCGCCAGGATCGACGCCACCGGCCGCCCCGACCTGCTGATCTTCGACTACGACCGCACCTACTGGAACGGCCGGGCGGAGCGCAACCAGTTCAGCGCGCTGCTCGCCCAGCACGACCCGCAGGTCTTCTCCCTCGACGAGCACCCCGGCCTGCTGCGATTGATCATGGTCGCCTGGAACAAGGCCTACCGCCGGGACTTCCTCGCCAAGGTCGGGGTGACCTTCCCGGCCGGCTACTACGAGGACACCCCGTGGACGTATCCGCTGCTGATGGCCGCGGACACGATCGCGCTGCTCGACCAGGTGTGCGTGCACTACCGGCAGCGCCGCAAGCGCGGCATCCTGCACACCACCAGCCGGCGGCACTTCGAGATCTTCAAGCAGTACGACCTGCTCTTCGCGTTCCTCGACAGCCGACCCGACCTGGAGCGCTGGCGCACGGTCCTCTTCCGCCGGATGCTCGACCACCTCACCACCGTCTTCAACCTGCCCGACCGGCTGCCCCGGTCGTCCCGCCCCGAATACTTCCGGCGCTGCCGCTCGCAATACCGCAGGCTGCGGCCCGGCGGCTTCAGTTTCGCGCTGAACCGGCGCAGCGGGGTGCGCTACCTGCTGGTCGCCCTCGGCGCCCGGCGCACCTTCCAGGCGCTCGGCACCCTCCACCGGCTGCGGCTGCGCACCGTGCGGCGGGCCGAGGCGGCTGCCGGACGGCTGCGCAAGACGGTGCTGCACGCGTACTACCTGGCCCAGCGGCGCCGGCCGCTCGACCCCGACCTCGCGGTCTTCTCCGCCTACTGGGACCGCGGCTACCTCTGCAACCCGGCCGCCGTCGAGGGCTCGCTGCGCGAACTCGCCCCGCACATGCGGACCGCCTGGGTCACCACCGAGCAGTACGCGCACACCCTGCCGCCCGGGGTGGCCCGGCTCCAACCCGGCTCCGCCGGCTACTGGAAGGCCATGGCCCGCGCGTCCTACCTGGTCAGCAACGTCAACTTCCACCACCGCTACGCCAAGCGGCCCGGCCAGATCAACGTGCAGACCCACCACGGCACCCCGCTCAAGCACATGGGCGTCGACCTGCTCCAGCACCCCGCCGCCGCGCACGGCATGGACTTCGAACGCCTGCTGCGGCACGTCGACCGCTGGGACTACAGCGTCTCGGCCAGCCGCCACTCCAGCCTGGTCTGGGAGCGCGCCTACCCCGCGGCCTTCACCTGCCTCGAATACGGCCAGCCCCGCACCGACGTCTTCCACCGCGCCACCCCCGAGGACGTCCTCGCGGTGCGCGACAGCCTGGGCATCCCGCGCACCGCGACGGCCCTGCTCTACGCCCCCACCCACCGCGACTACCAGTCCGGCTACCTGCCGGCCCTCGACCTGCCCCGCCTCGCGGACGAACTGGGCCCCGGGGTGGTCCTGCTGCTGCGCACGCACTACTTCTACCCGCCGGGCACCCCGGGCGCCGCCGCCCACCCGCGTGTCATCGACGTCTCCGCGCACCCCTCTGCGGAGGAGCTGTGCCTGGCCTCCGACGGCCTCATCACCGACTACTCGTCACTGATGTTCGACTACGCCGGCCTCGACCGCCCGATCGTGCTGCACGTCTCCGACTGGGACACCTACCGCGCCACCCGCGGCGCGTACTTCGACGTCACCGCGCACCCTCCCGGGCCTGTCGCCCGGACCCAGTCGGAGCTGACCGACATCCTGGCCACGGGTTCCTGGTCCGGGCCCCGCTCGGCCCAGCTCCGCGCGGCCTTCCGGGCGCGCTTCTGCCCCTACGACGACGGGCACGCGGCGGAACGGGTGGTCCGGCGCGTGTTCCTCCGCGAAGAGGGCGGCCTCCCGGCCGTCACCCCCCTCCCCGACCGCCGTCCCGCGGCCGCGCCACAACCCGCTCCCCCCACCCGCCCGACGGCGCGTCCTCTGCCGTGA
- a CDS encoding class I SAM-dependent methyltransferase, with translation MTLTPTAPEPAGEELPAPTSLDEVKGWFFPVDQLLFDWFLARQSELTEPGDLLEIGAYMGKSAIFMGSYLRSGETFTVCDLFDSPAQDDANSAEMRYSYSTLTRRSFESNYLSFHDELPTVVQGLSSLVRDRVPAASCRFAHIDGSHLYEHVRGDIEDTRTLLHPHGIVALDDYRSEHCPGVAAAVWAAVATGGLNPVCVTGTKLYGTWGDPAPVREQLLEFLAGRDDLWHGVEAVAGGKLVRVKGAKTVPPAQPRSRHRREEPPAEEVAPVPEPAPPVPQPAQAAEPAPAARRRSPLRRLVLNVLPPFVSKGFVRLRAALRHQA, from the coding sequence ATGACGCTCACCCCCACCGCCCCGGAGCCGGCCGGCGAGGAGCTTCCCGCACCCACCTCACTCGACGAGGTCAAAGGCTGGTTCTTCCCCGTCGACCAGCTGCTCTTCGACTGGTTCCTGGCCCGGCAGAGCGAGCTGACCGAACCGGGGGACCTGCTGGAGATCGGCGCCTACATGGGCAAGAGCGCGATCTTCATGGGCAGCTACCTGCGGTCCGGCGAGACCTTCACGGTCTGCGACCTGTTCGATTCCCCGGCGCAGGACGACGCGAACTCCGCGGAGATGCGGTACTCCTACTCGACGCTCACCCGTCGCTCGTTCGAGTCCAATTACCTGTCCTTCCACGACGAGCTGCCCACCGTGGTCCAGGGCCTGTCGTCCCTCGTACGGGACCGGGTGCCGGCCGCCAGCTGCCGCTTCGCGCACATCGACGGCTCGCACCTCTACGAGCACGTACGCGGCGACATCGAGGACACCAGGACGCTGCTGCACCCGCACGGCATCGTCGCGCTGGACGACTACCGCTCCGAGCACTGCCCCGGGGTGGCCGCCGCGGTCTGGGCGGCGGTCGCCACCGGCGGCCTCAACCCGGTGTGCGTGACCGGCACCAAGCTCTACGGCACGTGGGGCGACCCGGCGCCGGTGCGCGAGCAGCTGCTGGAATTCCTCGCCGGGCGCGACGACCTGTGGCACGGCGTCGAGGCGGTGGCCGGCGGCAAGCTGGTGCGGGTCAAGGGCGCCAAGACGGTCCCGCCGGCCCAGCCCCGGTCCCGGCACCGCCGCGAGGAGCCGCCGGCCGAGGAGGTCGCGCCGGTCCCCGAGCCGGCCCCGCCGGTCCCCCAGCCGGCCCAGGCCGCCGAGCCCGCGCCCGCGGCCCGGCGGCGGTCACCGCTGCGCCGGCTGGTGCTCAACGTGCTGCCGCCGTTCGTGTCCAAAGGCTTCGTAAGGCTTCGCGCCGCGCTACGCCACCAGGCGTAA
- a CDS encoding carbohydrate ABC transporter permease produces the protein MPRDTADRPAGVRPKDRLGTRLAALAGGGVVRVVLLVVGLFWLLPTFGLLLSSLRTPADISASGWWKVFTSPSQLTVTNYRTLLDNHAITDSLVNTALITIPTTLLVVVIGSLAGYAFAWMDFPGRDWWFIAVVAMLVVPVQVALIPVAKLFGDIGIFGDISGVVLFHTAFGLPFAIFLLRNFFAEIPRELLEAARLDGAGELRLFARVVMPLGGPAIASLGIFQFLWVWNDMLVALIFANSDSQPITVALQQQVRQFGNNIDILAPGAFVSMVIPLAVFFAFQRQFVGGVMAGAVK, from the coding sequence ATGCCCCGCGACACAGCGGACCGTCCTGCGGGCGTACGGCCCAAGGACCGTCTCGGCACCCGGCTGGCGGCCCTGGCCGGCGGCGGGGTGGTGCGGGTCGTGCTGCTGGTGGTGGGCCTGTTCTGGCTGCTGCCGACCTTCGGCCTGCTGCTGTCCAGCCTGCGCACCCCGGCGGACATATCCGCCAGCGGCTGGTGGAAGGTCTTCACCTCGCCGTCGCAGCTGACGGTGACCAACTACCGCACCCTGCTGGACAACCACGCCATCACCGACTCGCTGGTGAACACGGCGCTGATCACCATTCCCACGACCCTGCTGGTGGTGGTGATCGGGTCGCTGGCCGGCTACGCCTTCGCCTGGATGGACTTCCCCGGCCGCGACTGGTGGTTCATCGCCGTGGTGGCGATGCTGGTGGTGCCGGTGCAGGTGGCGCTGATCCCGGTGGCGAAGCTCTTCGGCGACATCGGGATCTTCGGCGACATCTCCGGGGTGGTGCTCTTCCACACCGCCTTCGGGCTGCCGTTCGCGATCTTCCTGCTGCGGAACTTCTTCGCGGAGATCCCCAGGGAGCTGCTGGAGGCCGCGCGCCTCGACGGCGCGGGCGAACTGCGGCTGTTCGCGCGGGTGGTGATGCCGCTGGGCGGTCCGGCGATCGCGTCGCTGGGCATCTTCCAGTTCCTGTGGGTGTGGAACGACATGCTGGTGGCGCTGATCTTCGCGAACAGCGACTCGCAGCCCATCACGGTGGCGCTCCAGCAGCAGGTGCGGCAGTTCGGCAACAACATCGACATCCTGGCGCCCGGCGCCTTCGTGTCGATGGTGATCCCGCTGGCGGTCTTCTTCGCCTTCCAGCGGCAGTTCGTGGGCGGCGTGATGGCGGGCGCGGTGAAGTGA
- a CDS encoding sugar ABC transporter permease, with amino-acid sequence MGTRPWVAAVFLLPALVLLGALVAYPIVYTVKRSLYDADGSAFIGLKNFGTVFSDHGILTAVRNNVVWVVVAPAVATALGLVFAVLTERVRWGTAFKLIVFMPMAISMLAAGIIFRLVYEQDPSQGVANAVVVAVHDTFTDNAAYPGARPRPNSDLAPTAGGSFTSKSAAASGTPADLPLIGIPQNKVPSGAADAKPAPSQPGSVTGTVWLDFRPGGTGKPGVIDPGEKALSGVKVQAVKDGKVVASAKSGKDGTYKLPASAVGARLRLPASNFSGKYEGINWLGPSLVTPSIIASYIWMWAGFAMVLIAAGLAGVPRELMEQARVDGADEWQVFRRITVPLLAPVLVVVTVTLMINVLKIFDLVYIIAPGNTQQNANVLALQLYLSSFGGGDDQGVGSAIGVILLLLVLPVMIFNIRRLRREGRR; translated from the coding sequence ATGGGCACCCGGCCGTGGGTGGCCGCGGTGTTCCTGCTGCCCGCGCTGGTGCTGCTGGGCGCGCTGGTGGCGTATCCGATCGTCTACACCGTCAAGCGGAGCCTCTACGACGCGGACGGCAGCGCCTTCATCGGGCTGAAGAACTTCGGGACGGTCTTCAGCGACCACGGCATCCTCACCGCGGTGCGCAACAACGTGGTCTGGGTGGTGGTCGCGCCGGCCGTGGCGACCGCGCTCGGCCTGGTGTTCGCGGTGCTCACCGAGAGGGTGCGCTGGGGCACGGCGTTCAAGCTGATCGTCTTCATGCCGATGGCGATCTCGATGCTGGCCGCCGGGATCATCTTCCGGCTGGTCTACGAGCAGGACCCCTCGCAGGGCGTGGCGAACGCCGTGGTGGTGGCGGTGCACGACACCTTCACCGACAACGCCGCCTACCCGGGGGCCAGACCGCGGCCGAACAGCGATCTGGCGCCGACCGCGGGCGGTTCCTTCACGTCGAAGTCGGCGGCGGCCAGCGGCACTCCCGCCGACCTGCCGCTGATCGGCATCCCGCAGAACAAGGTGCCTTCCGGCGCGGCGGACGCGAAGCCCGCGCCGTCGCAGCCGGGTTCGGTGACCGGCACGGTGTGGCTGGACTTCCGGCCCGGCGGCACCGGGAAGCCGGGGGTGATCGACCCCGGTGAGAAGGCGCTGTCCGGGGTGAAGGTGCAGGCGGTCAAGGACGGCAAGGTCGTCGCGTCGGCGAAGTCCGGCAAGGACGGGACGTACAAGCTGCCCGCCTCGGCGGTCGGCGCCCGACTGCGGCTGCCCGCGTCGAATTTCTCCGGGAAGTACGAGGGCATCAACTGGCTCGGCCCGAGCCTGGTGACGCCGTCGATCATCGCGTCCTACATCTGGATGTGGGCGGGTTTCGCGATGGTGCTGATCGCGGCGGGCCTGGCCGGGGTGCCGCGGGAGCTGATGGAGCAGGCGCGGGTGGACGGGGCCGACGAGTGGCAGGTCTTCCGCCGGATCACCGTGCCGCTGCTGGCACCGGTGCTGGTGGTGGTCACGGTCACGCTGATGATCAACGTGCTGAAGATCTTCGACCTCGTCTACATCATCGCGCCCGGCAACACGCAGCAGAATGCCAACGTGCTGGCCCTGCAGCTGTACCTGTCGTCGTTCGGCGGCGGTGACGACCAGGGCGTCGGCAGTGCGATCGGTGTGATCCTGCTGCTGCTGGTGCTGCCGGTCATGATCTTCAACATCCGGCGGCTGCGCAGGGAGGGACGCCGATGA
- a CDS encoding extracellular solute-binding protein — MHRLKGKTRIAPSGSASRRTTRIALAVVSASALALGAAACGGGGSDDGGKKSDTPTTSAAAPSSGDALQLPDLHGQKLEVAAVWTGPEQKNFQKVLDEFDKRTGAKTTFVPTGDSQSTFLGTKIQGGAPPDVAFLAQNGVLHQFADKGWLKPLGPEAQAQLGKNFSPGWQKLGAWKGKQYGVYAKVSNKSLIWYNAAAFSNAGATEPKTWADFLKTAETVFESGTPPVSIGGADGWTLTDWFENIYLSQAGPEKYDQLAAHKIKWTDPSVKDALTTLGQLFGAKDLIAGGAKGALATDFPKSVTQTFTGNPPAAAMVYEGDFVSAFISANTKAKVGTDAKEFAFPAVGTGKAPVVSGGDVGVALKDGPGAQALLTFIASTDAAKIWAQGGGYLSPNKSLDMAAYPDDVQRNIAQSLIAAGDDFRFDMSDQAPAAFGGTKGEGEWKDLQDFLAKPSDVAGAQAKLEADATKAYGG, encoded by the coding sequence ATGCACAGGTTAAAGGGTAAGACGCGGATCGCCCCGAGCGGCAGCGCCTCACGCCGGACTACGCGCATAGCGCTCGCCGTCGTATCGGCGTCGGCCCTGGCGCTGGGCGCCGCGGCCTGCGGCGGCGGTGGCAGCGACGACGGGGGCAAGAAGAGCGACACGCCGACGACGTCGGCGGCGGCGCCCAGCAGCGGTGACGCCCTGCAACTGCCCGACCTGCACGGCCAGAAGCTGGAAGTGGCCGCGGTGTGGACGGGGCCCGAGCAGAAGAACTTCCAGAAGGTGCTCGACGAGTTCGACAAGCGCACCGGCGCGAAGACCACGTTCGTGCCGACGGGCGACAGCCAGTCGACCTTCCTGGGGACGAAGATCCAGGGCGGCGCCCCGCCCGACGTGGCCTTCCTCGCGCAGAACGGCGTGCTGCACCAGTTCGCCGACAAGGGCTGGCTCAAGCCGCTGGGCCCGGAGGCGCAGGCCCAGTTGGGAAAGAACTTCTCCCCGGGCTGGCAGAAGCTCGGCGCGTGGAAGGGCAAGCAGTACGGCGTCTACGCCAAGGTCTCCAACAAGTCGCTGATCTGGTACAACGCGGCGGCCTTCAGCAACGCGGGCGCGACGGAGCCGAAGACCTGGGCGGACTTCCTGAAGACCGCGGAGACCGTCTTCGAGTCGGGCACTCCCCCGGTGTCGATCGGCGGTGCGGACGGCTGGACCCTGACCGACTGGTTCGAGAACATCTACCTCTCGCAGGCCGGTCCGGAGAAGTACGACCAGTTGGCCGCGCACAAGATCAAGTGGACCGACCCGTCGGTGAAGGACGCGCTGACCACGCTGGGCCAGCTGTTCGGCGCCAAGGACCTGATCGCGGGCGGCGCCAAGGGCGCCCTGGCCACGGACTTCCCGAAGTCGGTGACGCAGACCTTCACCGGCAATCCGCCGGCCGCCGCGATGGTCTACGAGGGCGATTTCGTCTCGGCCTTCATCTCGGCCAACACCAAGGCGAAGGTCGGCACGGACGCCAAGGAGTTCGCCTTCCCCGCCGTGGGTACGGGCAAAGCGCCGGTGGTCAGCGGCGGTGACGTGGGGGTGGCGCTCAAGGACGGCCCCGGCGCGCAGGCGCTGCTGACCTTCATCGCGTCGACGGACGCCGCCAAGATCTGGGCCCAGGGCGGCGGTTACCTCTCGCCGAACAAGTCGCTGGACATGGCGGCGTATCCGGACGACGTGCAGCGCAACATCGCCCAGTCGCTGATCGCCGCGGGTGACGACTTCCGGTTCGACATGTCGGACCAGGCGCCGGCGGCCTTCGGCGGCACGAAGGGCGAGGGCGAGTGGAAGGACCTCCAGGACTTCCTCGCCAAGCCGTCCGACGTGGCGGGTGCGCAGGCCAAGCTGGAGGCGGACGCCACCAAGGCGTACGGGGGCTGA